The sequence AGCTCGAAAAGATCCTGTGGCTGGCCTTGGTGGCCTCTCTGGTGCTCGCCCTCGGCAGCGTCGTGGCCTGCGGCGATGATGACGACGATGACGACGACGACGCCACCGGCGACGATGATGACGACGACGACGATGCGGCCGACGACGATTCGACCGGCGATGACGACGACGACGCGGTGTCTGAGTGCGAGGCGTGGTACACGGAGTGCGGCGTCGATGACGCCGGTTACTGCGATTCGCTCGGCAGCTACGTCGGCCTCGGCGAGTGCTGGGACGCGGCGATCGCCAACCTGTTCGACTGCCTCGTTGGGGCGGGTTGCTCGGACAGCGAAGCCATTGGCGCCTGCTCGTCCGAATTCGTGAGCGCCATCAGCGGCTGCTAATCCCAGAATTGGTGTATTCGAAAAACCCGGGCTTCGGCCCGGGTTTTTCATTTGGCGCCCGCCTTGATCGCTCCAACGCAACTCGCCTAAACTCCCTAAGATGACCCCGACAAGAGGCACCGGCTTCGAAGCGCGGCTGTGCGTCGCGCTGGCGATGTTCTGTCTGCCCGTGTTTCTTGCGGGGACCTCGCCGCTGCTCTATTGGCGCGATTCCGCCGAGTTCGCGATGCTCGGCCGCAACCTCGACATCGGTCACCCCGCCGGATCACCGTTGTTCGCCATGTTCGCCCGCGCGTTCGACGCGCTTCCGATCGGCGCGGCTCCGTTTCGCGCGGCGCTCCTGACCATCGTCACCGCGTGTGCCGCCGTTTCGGCCATCGCGTGGCTGCTCCTGCGCATCGGGGCGCGGCTTCGCGTCTCTCACGCGGGCTGCTCGATGGCCGCGGCGCTCGCGGTCGGTGCCTTCGCGTTCTCGCGCGCCTGGTATGAATGGGTCGTGGCGCCCGAGGTCTACGCCGCGCAGGTGCTTTTCCTCGCGCTCTTCGGCATTTGCGCGTTGCGCGTCATTCCCGAGGGCGACGCCGCGCCGGACCGGCGTTATGCGTGGCTCGCCGCATTCGTGCTGGGCTTGGGCTGCGCGGCGCACATGGGCACGTTGCTGCTCGCGCCGGGGCTCGTGCTCCTGCTCTGGCTCCCAACGCGGCGGCACTGGCGCGTGCGCCACGCGGCGCTTTTCGGCGTGTTTTGTATCGTCGGGTTTTCCGTTTATGCGTATCTGCCCGTGCGTTCGGCGATCGACCCGCCCTTCGATCAGGGAAATCCCGAGTTCTGGGGCGCTTTCGTCTCGCACATCACGGGCTCGCGGTACTCCCCGATCATCCATTCGTTTCCCTGGCCGCGCGTGTGGTACGACCTCAAGGCGCTCGTTGCGCACTTCCCCGATCAGCTCTCCTGGCCGGTCGCGGTCGCGGCGCTCGCTGGGCTGCTGGTCACCGCGCGCCGGCAACGCGCGCTCGTCCCCGGCATCGTCCTCGCGGTCGCCGGTCACCTGTACCTGTACATCAAGGACTGGCACCGCGCGTTCGGCTACATCCCGCTCTTCGCAGCGGCGGCGCTGTTTGCGGGGGTGGCCGTGCTCTTCGCGATGCGTCGCCTCGAGGCCGAGCGCGCCTCGCTGTCGCGCCTCTTTGTCGCGCTCGTCGGTGTCGTCGGGGCGGCCCTTTTCGCCACGCAGAGCCTCGCCGCTTTGCGTGGAGGTTCGCGGGCGGATCACGACCTCATGCATCGCCATGTGCGCGCGCTGATGGACTCGCTCCCCCACGGCGCGATCTACGTGAGCTATCAGGATGCGAACAGCTACAGCGTGTTCTACTCGCAAAGCATCGAGCGATACCGCGAGGATATCCGGCACCTGCACCGCGCGTTTTTGGGGTATCCCGACTACCTGAAAACGCGCGATCCCGAGCTCGTGCTGGACGGCTATCAGCCGCGCAAACCCTTCGCCGCGCAGGAGATGCTGCTGCGGTCGGCGGGCGACGGCGGCGTGTTCTGGGATTACGGCTGGGAGGATCGCCCGTATTATCGTGACGAGACACTGATACCGTGGTCGTTCGTGTATCGAATGACCGAGGATCCGAATGTCCCCGCGACGCTCGAACCCGCGATGGAGAAGCGGTGGATTCGCGCGCCGATCGACCACTTGGACCAGTTCGGGTTCGACTGGACGGCGCGTCAGGTGTATTCGCAGTTCTATTCGCTTGCGGCGAAATACGAATTCGATCGTGGCCGCCTCGACGAGGCGGGGCGGCGCATCGAACGCGCCGTGGCCATCTGGCCCGAATCGGGCGCGGTGCGCGGGCGACGGGCGGCGTGGCTCGCGGCGACGAACCGTTGGGAGGACGCCTGGCGCGAGGCGACAGAGGCGACGCGCATCGAGCCGTATCTGATCGACAGTTGGATGTATCGGGCGCAGTTCGCACGCGAGACCGGCCGGCGCGACGACGCGATCGAGAGCTGGCGCGCGGCGCTGCGGCTCAACAAATTCCACAGCTTCGCGGCGGCGTCCCTTGCAGCGATGCTGATGGAAGAACAGAAATACGGCGCGGCGGCGAAACAGGCGCGGCGCGCGGTCGCGGGAGCGCAAAACCGTGTGGACCGTGCGCGTGCGCGGCAGATACTGGTTAGGGCTTGGGTCGGCGCGGGACGCTGCGACAAGGCGCTGCCGATGATGGAGCGCATGCTGCGCCGCGATCCCAACGACGAGGCGATTGCGGGGCTGCGCGATCACTGCCGCGCCGGCGGTGAGTCGTCGAACTAGAGGAGGCATGGTGAGCGAACGCGACTACGAACTGTCCATCGTGATCCCCGTTTACAACGAGACGGGGCGCATCGAGGCGGGGCTGACGACCATCAAGGAGTTCGCGCGCGGCTTCGCGCCGCCAACGCAGATCGTCGTGTACGACGACGGCAGCCGCGACGATACGGTGGCAAAGGCCCGCTCGCTGCTCGCGGATTTTCCGGATCACGTGGTCATGGAAGGTCACGCGAATCGGGGCAAGGGGTTCGCGATCCGCCACGCCATGATGCGTGCGTCGGGCGCGGTGCGCCTGTTCACCGACATCGACCTGTCCGTGCCGATCGAAAACTCCGCGTCGTTTTACGAGCGCGTGGCGTCGGGCGTGCCGGTCGTGATCGGCTCGCGTAAGATGGCGGGCAGCCACATCGACGTGCGCCAGCCATACTACCGCGAACTGCTGGGCGGCGTATTCCGCTGGACCTCGCGCATGATCTTCGCGCCGCCGGTCACCGACTTTACTTGCGGCTTCAAGGCGTTTTCGGCGCGCGCGAGCGAAGCGATCTTTGGGCAGGGGCTCATCGACCGCTGGACCTTCGACGCGGAGATTCTGTTCCTCGCGTATCGCATGGGATTTGCGATCCACCAGATTCCCATTTACTGGGCGAACTCCGAAGACTCGCGGGTGCGCGTCGGCATCGACGCGGCGTACAGCTTCTACGAGATGGCGCTCATTCGCTGGTATCACTTGATCGGCCGCTACAATACAGTGATCGGGCCGACCGCGCGGGGCTGAGGGGAACGGCTACCCGATCGGCGCGGGCGGCGTCTCGATCGCGCGGCGGTAGAACCGTTCGAGTTCGTCCGCGACGCGCTCGCGATCGTACACCAGGGCGGCGCGATCGCGAGCCGCCAAGCCCAATCGGGCACGCAGCGCGCCATCACCCAGAAGCCGTCCGAGTGCGTCGGCGAGCGCGGCGGGATCGTCGGGCGGAGCGAGCAGGCCGCAGCGGCCGTCGTCCAGCAGTTCCTCGGGGCCGCCGCAGCGCGTGGCGACAATGGCTGAACCGGCCGCCATGGCTTCGAGGCAGGCGAGCGAGAATCCCTCGCGGCGACTGGGGATCGCCGCGATCCGCGCCCGACGCACGGACTCGACCGTGTCCGCGTGCGGGCACTCGCCGGCGAAATCCACGCGTGCCGAAATCCCGAGACGATTCGCCTGATCGCGCAGTTCGCGCTCGGTCGGCCCCGTTCCGACGAGGCGCAGCCGTGTCCCGGAATACGGCAAACGGGTGAACGCGTCGAGCAACACATCCTGCCCTTTTTCGCGCGAAAGCCGTCCGACGCACACGATTTCGTCGCACCGTTCGCGGTCTTCGAGCGCGGCGATGGCCGCCGTGTCCACGCCGAGCGGAAGGACGAACACGTTCGAGGGCGCCGCGACGACGGCGGCATGCTCGGCCATCTCGCGGCTATGGACGAGCACCGCCCGGGAACGCCTGGTGACCGCCCGCGCGGCGTCTTTCATCAGCGCGTTCGACGTCATCA is a genomic window of Deltaproteobacteria bacterium containing:
- a CDS encoding glycosyltransferase is translated as MSERDYELSIVIPVYNETGRIEAGLTTIKEFARGFAPPTQIVVYDDGSRDDTVAKARSLLADFPDHVVMEGHANRGKGFAIRHAMMRASGAVRLFTDIDLSVPIENSASFYERVASGVPVVIGSRKMAGSHIDVRQPYYRELLGGVFRWTSRMIFAPPVTDFTCGFKAFSARASEAIFGQGLIDRWTFDAEILFLAYRMGFAIHQIPIYWANSEDSRVRVGIDAAYSFYEMALIRWYHLIGRYNTVIGPTARG
- a CDS encoding DUF2723 domain-containing protein, producing the protein MTPTRGTGFEARLCVALAMFCLPVFLAGTSPLLYWRDSAEFAMLGRNLDIGHPAGSPLFAMFARAFDALPIGAAPFRAALLTIVTACAAVSAIAWLLLRIGARLRVSHAGCSMAAALAVGAFAFSRAWYEWVVAPEVYAAQVLFLALFGICALRVIPEGDAAPDRRYAWLAAFVLGLGCAAHMGTLLLAPGLVLLLWLPTRRHWRVRHAALFGVFCIVGFSVYAYLPVRSAIDPPFDQGNPEFWGAFVSHITGSRYSPIIHSFPWPRVWYDLKALVAHFPDQLSWPVAVAALAGLLVTARRQRALVPGIVLAVAGHLYLYIKDWHRAFGYIPLFAAAALFAGVAVLFAMRRLEAERASLSRLFVALVGVVGAALFATQSLAALRGGSRADHDLMHRHVRALMDSLPHGAIYVSYQDANSYSVFYSQSIERYREDIRHLHRAFLGYPDYLKTRDPELVLDGYQPRKPFAAQEMLLRSAGDGGVFWDYGWEDRPYYRDETLIPWSFVYRMTEDPNVPATLEPAMEKRWIRAPIDHLDQFGFDWTARQVYSQFYSLAAKYEFDRGRLDEAGRRIERAVAIWPESGAVRGRRAAWLAATNRWEDAWREATEATRIEPYLIDSWMYRAQFARETGRRDDAIESWRAALRLNKFHSFAAASLAAMLMEEQKYGAAAKQARRAVAGAQNRVDRARARQILVRAWVGAGRCDKALPMMERMLRRDPNDEAIAGLRDHCRAGGESSN
- a CDS encoding glycosyltransferase family 4 protein, which codes for MRLLIVSTSYPNRAGHGSGTFVHEQARSMAARGHEVRVICPNAPELVREESIDAVQVTRFRYAPGGLERVAYGGGIPANLRAKPWLWLAVPSFVGAMATAIRHAAASADLVHTHWTAAGLAAVISGVRVPIVASFHGSDLMTSNALMKDAARAVTRRSRAVLVHSREMAEHAAVVAAPSNVFVLPLGVDTAAIAALEDRERCDEIVCVGRLSREKGQDVLLDAFTRLPYSGTRLRLVGTGPTERELRDQANRLGISARVDFAGECPHADTVESVRRARIAAIPSRREGFSLACLEAMAAGSAIVATRCGGPEELLDDGRCGLLAPPDDPAALADALGRLLGDGALRARLGLAARDRAALVYDRERVADELERFYRRAIETPPAPIG